The following coding sequences lie in one Euzebya sp. genomic window:
- a CDS encoding lipopolysaccharide biosynthesis protein, which translates to MTTPPEGRHPVEGEAFTPTGPTPDGPNLTRRTLTGFSWTFAATLAGLVAQLAYTSVINRLLPPDTFGLVASAQAVLIGGQFLSELGVGRAVVQKTHLDVADQRTAFTSSLLLGAALTGGLVLAAPLVGVLFDEPDVVGVTRGLALLLLANAIGITATSVLRRELRFKAVALLDLGSFAVGYLVIGIGAAVAGFGVWSLVAAAVSKAAIEGVGSLVLARHPMRPLLARRSLAEMYAFGSQVSIVGAVEYVSGQLPVAAVGRLRGQAALGQFSRAAYLVDLPFIQISNALTDVLFPAVARIKAERVRVRVAYMTSLRVTAALLLPTAAGAAVASDELVAVVLGDQWERAAAVLPLLAAHATLMMLVHYAAIVCEALAVLWQKLVIQVATFAVLAAGFVVVRDDGLEAFAVVMVIAQVVRLIGYWALMARQLGLPAASQPAALLAPAVTAALTAGAIAGWTAVGGRLGLPTALVLMLQIVVGGAVLAWGFWYGPRRRIRDERVERLELADAGGGRTMRTVLAVLRVGRAEPQI; encoded by the coding sequence GTGACCACGCCGCCGGAGGGTCGCCACCCCGTCGAGGGCGAGGCGTTCACCCCGACCGGTCCGACTCCGGACGGTCCGAACCTGACCCGGCGGACCCTCACCGGGTTCAGCTGGACGTTCGCGGCCACCCTGGCGGGCCTGGTCGCCCAGCTCGCCTACACCTCGGTCATCAACCGCCTGCTGCCCCCGGACACCTTCGGGCTGGTGGCGAGCGCCCAGGCGGTCCTGATCGGCGGCCAGTTCCTGTCCGAGCTGGGCGTCGGCCGCGCCGTCGTGCAGAAGACCCACCTGGACGTCGCCGACCAGCGGACCGCGTTCACCTCGAGCCTGCTCCTCGGCGCGGCGTTGACCGGCGGGCTGGTCCTGGCCGCGCCGCTCGTCGGGGTGCTCTTCGACGAACCCGACGTCGTCGGCGTCACCCGCGGACTGGCGTTGCTCCTGCTGGCGAACGCCATCGGGATCACCGCGACGAGCGTCCTCCGCCGCGAGCTGCGCTTCAAGGCCGTGGCCCTCTTGGACCTCGGCTCGTTCGCCGTCGGCTACCTGGTGATCGGGATCGGTGCGGCCGTGGCCGGCTTCGGGGTGTGGAGCCTGGTGGCCGCGGCGGTGTCGAAGGCCGCCATCGAGGGCGTCGGCAGCCTGGTGCTGGCCCGCCACCCGATGCGGCCGCTCCTCGCCCGCAGGTCGCTCGCCGAGATGTACGCCTTCGGCTCGCAGGTCTCGATCGTCGGTGCGGTCGAGTACGTGAGCGGCCAGCTGCCCGTCGCCGCCGTGGGCCGGTTGCGGGGGCAGGCCGCGCTGGGGCAGTTCTCCCGGGCGGCGTACCTGGTGGACCTGCCGTTCATCCAGATCTCGAACGCCCTCACCGACGTCCTGTTCCCCGCCGTCGCCCGCATCAAGGCCGAGCGGGTCCGGGTCCGGGTGGCCTACATGACGTCCCTGCGGGTGACCGCTGCGCTGCTGCTGCCGACCGCCGCCGGCGCCGCGGTGGCGAGCGACGAGCTGGTCGCGGTCGTCCTCGGCGACCAGTGGGAGCGGGCCGCCGCGGTGCTGCCGCTCCTGGCCGCCCACGCCACCCTGATGATGCTGGTCCACTACGCGGCCATCGTCTGCGAGGCCCTCGCGGTGCTGTGGCAGAAGCTCGTCATCCAGGTGGCCACGTTCGCGGTGCTGGCCGCGGGCTTCGTGGTCGTCCGCGACGACGGTCTCGAGGCGTTCGCCGTCGTGATGGTCATCGCCCAGGTCGTCCGCCTGATCGGGTACTGGGCGCTGATGGCCCGCCAGCTCGGGCTGCCGGCGGCATCACAGCCCGCGGCGCTGCTCGCCCCGGCGGTGACCGCCGCGCTCACCGCCGGCGCGATCGCCGGGTGGACCGCGGTCGGCGGCCGCCTGGGCCTGCCGACGGCGTTGGTCCTGATGCTCCAGATCGTCGTCGGCGGCGCCGTGCTGGCGTGGGGGTTCTGGTACGGACCGCGCCGCCGGATCCGCGACGAGCGGGTCGAGCGACTCGAGCTGGCCGACGCCGGCGGCGGGCGGACGATGCGGACCGTGCTGGCCGTCCTGAGGGTCGGCCGCGCTGAACCCCAGATCTGA